Below is a genomic region from Scytonema millei VB511283.
AATACTCTCCATTCTGCGGCTCTAACCAGGGGGTGAATGTCGCGATCGCTTTTTGACCGTTATCGGTTGTCAATGGTAGTTGGTAGTTGGTAGTTGGTCATCGCTCTCTCCCTCAGCTCCCTCAGCTCCCTCAGCTCCCTCAGCTCCCTGCTCCCGGCTCCCCGCTCCCTAAAGATGGGGAAAACTACGACTAGCGGTAACACCACACCAAATTTTACGATGATTTTGGGGTTTGGGAAGTGCGATCGCTGCTACTCATCTACTCTATGCCTGCCAAAGCCGAGTTGATGCGATCGCCCCAGACTCCCAGGAATTCTTTATTTGTAGTGCTGACAAATTTCTGCCTCTAGATTCTTAACAACTTTTACACCTAGTCCTCTACACTAATTTTGGGAACGAAAGGCAGTCGGGAGGAATTTGTGAAAAAAGTACTAGGAATTATTCTCGGTGGCGGTGCCGGAACTCGTCTTTATCCGCTGACTAAGCTGCGAGCTAAGCCAGCCGTACCATTAGCAGGGAAGTACCGCTTAATCGATATTCCTGTCAGTAATTGTATTAACTCAGAGATCTACAAGATATACGTATTAACACAATTCAACTCGGCTTCACTCAATCGCCACATCGCCCGTGCATACACCTTTTCTGGTTTTACTGAAGGCTTTGTAGAAGTCCTGGCGGCTCAACAAACGCAGTACAGCACTAACTGGTTCCAGGGTACGGCAGATGCAGTGCGTCAGTATCTCTGGTTGATGGAAGAGTGGAACGTGGACGAATATTTGATCTTATCGGGAGATCACCTTTATCGCATGGACTATCGCCAATTTGTCGAGCGTCACCGCGAAACTGGTGCTGATGTGACTCTCTCCGTCATCCCAATCGAACAACGTCGCGCTTCTGACTTTGGCTTGATGAAAATTGACAGTGCGGGACGGGTAATCGACTTTAGCGAAAAACCCAAAGGTGATGCACTGCTGAACATGCAGGTCGATACTACAGTATTGGGGCTAGATCCAGAAGAGGCGAAGCAAAAACCATACATTGCTTCGATGGGAATTTATGTTTTCAAGCGCGATGTCTTAATCAAGTTGCTGAAAGAAGCGCCAGAACAAACTGATTTCGGAAAGGAAATTCTGCCAGCTTGTGCAAAAGAGTACAACATTCAAGCTTACTTATTTAACGATTACTGGGAAGACATCGGAACGATTGAGGCGTTCTACGATGCTAACTTATCGTTAACAAAACAACCCTATCCGGCTTTTAGCTTCTACGAGGAAGAAGCGCCCATTTACACTCGCGCTCGTTACTTGCCTCCTACTAAAATGATGGATTGTCAGGTGACAGAATCAATCGTCGGTGACGGTTGTATTTTGAAAAACTGTCGCGTACATCATTCAGTCTTGGGCGTGCGATCGATCATCCAAGCTGGCTCAATTGTAGAAGATGCGCTACTCATGGGGGCAGATTTCTACGATCCCCATATAGAAGAAAGACAGACAGTCTGTGCAGATGGCGAAATCGAGAACGTTCCCCTGGGAATTGGTGCTAACACCATTATCCGGCGGGCAATTATTGACAAAAATGCCCGGATCGGTTGTGATGTCCGCATCATCAATAAAGACCGGATCGAAGAAGCAGATCGAGAAAGCGAAGGTTTCTATATCCGCAGTGGCATCGTAGTCGTGCTGAAAAACGCCGTGATTTCCGATGGAACTGTGATTTAGTGGTGAGTGGTGAGTGGTGAGTGGAAGCACGATCCCCCAACCCCCGCAAGCTCGGGGGCAGTAGATAAGTCGTACGCGGGTTTACTCTCTACTCCCCGCTCCCTCATTTTGCTCGTTGGTTTACCAGGGAGTGGGAAATCAACGTTGGCACGACAGTTTGTCGTAGCAAACCCAAAACTAAAACTCATCTCGACTGACAAAATTAGAAAAAGCCTATTCGGTGATGAGATAATTCAGGGCGAGTGGATGCTAGTTTGGCGCGAGGTGCAACGACAATTTCACCAAGCTACGATTCAAATCTCTCGCGGCGAGATCGGTGCAGCAATTTACGATGCGACTAATGCCCAACGCAGACATCGGCGAGAAGTTATCGTTTACGCCCGTGCTGCGGGGTTCGAGCAGATTGTAGGACTGTGGGTCGATACTCCTGTATGGTTGTGTCTGGCGCGGAATCGACGACGCGATCGCCAAGTGCCTGAAGAGGTTATATTACGAATGCATCGTCAACTGCGCGATGCTCCACCGAGTTTATCGGAAGGATTAGATTGTTTGCTACGTTCCAGTCGATTGTCGGCTTGCACTTCAGCCGCTTTACCAAATTAGGGTAGTAGGAACGCACAGCCTGCGCTCCCACCGCCTATCTAGCTGCAAAAGGGTCGGAAGCATCTTTCTGCCACTGGCGGACGATTGTATGATTCTTCAATCCAAGTTCTAACTTCATTCTCTGAGTTAAAATCAAACGTTTCGCCTGTTATCGGGTCGTAAAGCTTCCACAACAAACGACCTGTTTTATCTTCGGTTTTCCATACTCGCATTTCTGCATTCTGACTTAAAGCTGTAACGAGCGATCGCCATATCTTTTTCAACCACGATTTGCAAGTTGGTCGATTGTGCTGCGGTTCTGGTTTGTAGTTGTAAATTTGTTCTAGTTTTTGAATGTTTTGGTGATAATTCATTACAATCTCGCCTCCTGAAGGAATCAGGTAATAACTTCGCGTGCGTTCCTTCTGGATATCTCCTTACTTCCGTCTCTCTCAGCATCTAATGAAGAGTGTTTTTTAGAGAGATGAACGATTTGTTTTCTGTATCTATTGTAACTAAATCTTCTTCAAATCGGTCGAAATATCGACTAAATAGTCAGGAAAACTTGACACAATAGCAAATAAGTACGATATTACTCTTCGCATTTTCAGATTTATCTACATTTATTCTGTTTTCAAGAGCAACGTGTATCGATCTACACAGAACAAAATGCGAGAAGTGTATACAGTATTCAAAATTATGTAACTGAGTGAAAATTAATATTCTTATAGCCAAGCTGTTACACGTAGTTGGCGCGATCGCAATTTATATTTATATTTATAACTATGGCAGGCAAACTTACTACTCATGTCTTAGACACAGCTCAAGGTTGTCCCGCTAGACAAATGACAATTGAATTGTGGTCGATTAGCTCAGACGGAAAAAGACAACTATTGAAAACCATTCATACGAATAACGATGGTCGTACAGACGCACCATTATTAGCTGATGAAGAACTGAAAACTGGTGTTTACGAACTCATCTTTTCAGTCGGTGATTATTTTACCAAACATATAGATAACCTACCTCAGCCAGCTTTTCTCGATCGCATACCGCTACAATTCGGAATCGCCGATCCTAATTCTCACTATCACGTTCCCTTACTCGTTTCTCCTTGGTCTTATAGTACGTATCGAGGTAGCTAAGCTTAATTTGGGTCACGCAAAGACAAGGACACTTCCGTGCGGGGGTTCCCCCCGTTGAGGAAAGTGTCCGCGCGAAGGCGCAAAGAATACTTTTCGAGAACGCTTCGCGTATGTGTCTTTGCGTGACAATTCTTTTCTAGGTAACTTGATGATGAAATCTCTGGCAGAACTGAACCAAATGAGCCAAGATGAGTTTGTAAAAACCTTGGGAGCGGTGTTTGAAGATACACCTGCGATCGCTTATCATGCTTGGTACGAGCGACCTTTTCAAAATATAGCTCAGTTACATCAGAAAATGGTAGATGTTGTCAGAACTGCCAGTCAAGACGCACAAATAGAACTCATTCAGGCACATCCTGACTTAGGTAGTAAAGCAAAAATGGCGATGACATCGGTACAAGAACAGGCTGGTGTAGGATTAGACCGTCTTACACCTGAAGAATACGATCGCTTTTTATCTCTAAACCACGCTTATAAAAAGAAGTTTGATTTTCCGTTTATTATTGCTGTTAAAAACCACACAAAAGATAGCATTCTCGACACTTTTGAACAACGGTTGCAGAATTCTAGTGACATAGAAAGAAACCAAGCACTAGCAGAAATATTTCAAATCGCTAAATTTCGTTTAGACGCGATCGTATCACAGTAGGGGCGCACATCTGTGCGCCCCTACCAATGTTTGATTTTTTAAAACTTAAATTGAGCGCGTAAATTCCCTACATAAATATTAGGGTTGTCGCTGAAATTATTCGGATTGGCAATCAAATAAAACGCAGGAACCAGAGCAATATTATCCGTAATTGGATAATAGTAAGTTGCCTCAAACTCATATTGTATGCCGCCATCGCCACCACCAGAAACTAAAAAGTTTCGACCGTCTAAAACAGCAAATGGTCTGAGATATGAAAATGTTAACAGCGCTCCTTCTTTACCTAAATCGGGAAATGCTAACCCTGCTTGAATTGCTTGTACGTCAACTTCTCCATCCGGTCGTCCGGCAGTTGTGGGTTTAATATCAGTGCTGGCATAGGTATAACGTCCAAATAAACCAATGCCTTGAGTTACTAACCAGTCAAAGTTAAAGTTCAAAGTGTCAGCTGTGGCATCTTCAATTGAACCGCCAAACCCATCATCGACAAAACCATAAATCGGTTCGCCAATTGCGCCACCTACTCGTCCGTTTACTGCTTGAATATGGGAACGGTTGTAGAGAAATCTCAAGTTCAGATTTTTGCTAGGAGCAAAGGCTAATTCTGCTGTAATTGTATTAGTTGGTTTAAATAAACCTTGGCTAGGATTACTAGAAGTATTGAACGCAGAACCGGAAAGAAATTCTGTATTCTCGCCTAAATAACCAGTAGTTAACTTAAATTGGTCGTTAATTTCCCAGGCTACGACTGCTCCCGAACCGCGATCGACAGAATTGAGTAAAGTACTACCAATCGAGTTGTAGCTACTTGCTCCGTTTAAATAAAAAGTGAAGCGGTTATTATCAAAATGACGAAACCAGTTAACGCGAGGACCAACTGTAAATTGTAGACTTTTCCCAACAGGAAAACTATAAAATAATTCGCGCACGACGACATTATTATCCGCACCCGTGACACCTTTTTGATCCGTGTAAGGTACGCCAAAGGTATTAAATAAACCAGCGGAAGCAAATGTATTTGCAGGAGAATTCCCATTCCCGGCTACGAGTTGAGTGACGAGGCTATCTTTACCTGTAAATGAAGTATTGAAATTGAGGAAAAGGTAGTCACTGAAGGTAACATTAGGGTCGTCAGTAATCGTCCGGCGTACAGGTCTACCATCGGCTCCCCGCGCCGGAACAAAAACACTGGTTCCCTCTGCCGTTATATCTTCATCAGCAAAAGCTCCAGTCACGTTGAGGAAAATATTAGCAGTGAGTTTTGTCGTCGTGGAAAATTGATTTGCTTCTAATTCTGCTGTTTGTGTTTCCAAAGCATCGACGCGACGGCGCATAGTAGCAATTTCTGCCGCAAATTCTGCTTGCAGAGCTTGCAAAGTGTCTAAGTCCTGTTTGTCTACATCGGCGCTGGCTGTAGCAATCAGCTCGTTAACTCTGTCTAAACAAGCACTCAACCCAGCCGCAAATTCATATCTAGTTAAAGCGCGATTACCGCGATAAGTTCCATCGGGATAGCCAGCAATGCAACCGTATCTTTCTACTAAAGATTGTAATGCTTGAAATGCCCAATCTGTAGGCTGTACGTCTGAAAGCTGAGATACAGATGTGACTTGTGCCATTGTATCTGTATCGGTCTGAGATAATTCTAAATTATTCTCATTTGCCTCTACTGGTAGCACGCCAATTGAAAGACCTACTACTAATAAATTCACCCATAATGAAATTTTAGCTGTCGCTTTGACTTGACAAACACAAGCTGAATTCATAACTCCTCACACACACAAACTTAGCAATGACAGATAGTATCCTGTCTTGCTATGACCACAATTAAAATTGAAAAAAAATAGCTTGAGAGTGGCGATCGCACTCTAGAATTAGACTCGCTCCAATGCCTAGTACACATCCTTACTTTTAGCTTTCAAGACCTTATCGGGTTGTAAGCATACTGTATACGCTAGTGGAACTTGAGTGAAAAAATTGTAATTCCAACTACAAAAAAGTCTAGATCGCAGTACGAACTTTCAATCTAGACGCAATTGTTATTCCAGAATTGCTAACTCAAAAAATTTCATTTGGCAGACACTTGCAGATGTTAATTCATCAGCAGCCAAAGTTTTTGCAGCGAACTGGTGGAATTATCTGGTTGCTCGAATTCCTTGTTAGCCCAGCACCGTTCAATATACTCTACTTGTTGTTCGCGATCGACTAATTCATCGACAAGTAAGGAAATCAGTACTCGCCAAGCAAAGTCCAATCCAAACTTAAATGTAGAAGCTTTACCATCTGGATTAGGAATTCGGCTAGGAATGAGTTCTAATTGTTGGTAGTTTTCCCACTGAGAGTTGCTTGTTTGGCTGAGAGTTTTCACAATCGTCCTCCTCAATTAAAGTCATTGCAGGAGGCACTTCTAAACCTGTCACCACAACGCTTGACAATTACCCAAGTTACAGTTGTCCGGTCTGTAAGCGTATGTCCGAATCTTTTTCCGTGCCTTAAGATACATTTTTATTATATAACATGATGAACTCTTATTACATATCTGTTTTTAGAAACATTTTTGCTCTGTCGGCTCTCTGCTCAAAGAGAGAGCAGAGATAAAAGCTGTATTCAGCTAGCTCAAAACCATTCTGGGAAAGAATTTTAGTCAAAAATGCTAGTTTGAAATATGGCACGATTTTCTACTCTTCCAACTAGCTAATGCTCAACTCAGCTGTTTTTCTCAAATGGCAATATTATTTGAGCAGTTGTCCAAATAATCAACCGTATTCATCACGCTTCGATCGCACCACTTAATATTTCAGATCCGCAACAGGCTTGTGTTGTTAGAAGATTTAGTATACTGTATACCATATCTATCGAGTTTAGGTTTAGACGGCAATGCTCGATGCCTGCAATTTCCTGACTACGCGACAATTCTAGAAGTAATTTAACAAATTTTAGACAGCGACCAATCGACAACGAGCGTTTTTTGGAATCGATATTTTGTATCTCAAAATACAGAATATTGAAGTTGGAGATAATTTGTATTTTCGATTGCTAAATATTTCGAGTTAGCAAGTCAAGAGAGGAAAGAAAAACCATAGTAAATTGTATTAAATGATGCAAAACAATCTCAACCCTCTGAGATTTAATGACAATTTAGTAGTAAAAATCAACTGAACTCCAGCAGGCGATTGTTGGGAAATTAAGAGGCGATCGCTCTTGCATGACAATAATGAAAATAGTTTTATAAACCTCACAAATAAGCGCTGAATTTGAGGAATTCTAATGACAAAAATAAGTGTTGAATCGACTTCGCCAACTAAGGAGCGCAACGCCGTAACCCCTGTTAACAAGCTAATCTATGGACTGAACGATAAGCCTCCATTTGTGGAAGCAGTGCTAGCAGCTATGCAGCATGTCTTAGCAATCTTTGTCGGTATTATTACGCCCCCACTGTTGATTGCTAACGCTTTGAAGCTGAACCCAACTGACACTAGCTACGTTGTCAGTATGTCACTGTTTATTTCGGGAGTCTCGACATTTATTCAAGCAAAAAGAATTGGACCTATTGGTTCGGGATTGCTCAGCATTCAGGGAACTAGCTTCTCTTTTTTAGTGCCAATTATCTCCGCAGGAACAGCAGTAGTCGCAGCCGGAGGAACGCCAGAAAGAGCGCTGAGCTTAATTTTTGGCTTGTGTTTTTTTGGAGCATTTATTGAGATTTTCTTGAGCCGCTTCTTACACCTAGTCAGAAAAATTATTTCCCCTCTCGTCACGGGTACAATCGTTTGCGTTATCGGTTTAACCCTGATCAAAACCGGAATTATCAGTATGGGTGGAGGGGTAGTAGCGCAAAAGAACGGAACCTTCGGTAGTCTGCAAAATATAGGTGTTGCTGCATTGGTGCTGCTAACCATCATCTTGCTAAACGTGAGCCAGAAACCAATGCTGAGGATGGCTTCAGTCGTCATTGGACTGTTAGTCGGTTACGCTGCGGCTAGCGTGTTAGGCATGGTTAACTTTAGCGGTTTGGGAAATTTGCCGTTAATCGCCTTGCCAATTCCATTCCGTTACGGACTGAGCTTTGACTTTGCTGCTTTCGTGCCGTTCATTCTGCTCTATATCATCACCACAGTAGAATCAATTGGCGACCTCACAGCCACATCAGCGGTATCTGGAGAGCCAATTAAAGGGGCGACTTACATGCGGCGCATCAAAGGAGGAATTTTAGGAGATGGTGTAAATTCTCTGATTGCGGCATTATTCAATACATTCCCCAACACGACATTCAGTCAGAATAATGGCGTGATTCAAATTACGGGTGTGGGCAGTCGGTATATTGGCTACTACATTGCGGCAATTCTTGCCCTTTTAGGTCTATTTCCAATTGTCGGTGGTATCTTTCAAACTCTACCGCAAGCTGTTTTGGGTGGTTCCACAATTATCATGTTCGGCTCAATTGTAGTTGCAGGAATTAACATTCTTTCGTCAGTAGAACTCGATCGCCGTGCGATGGTAATTGTCGGTACATCCTTGGCAATGGGGTTAGGGGTGACTTATACGCCGGAAATTGTTGATGCATTACCACTAGCAATTAAAAACGTTCTCTCTTCTGGAATTTCTGCTGGTGGACTGACGGCTATCTTATTAAATTGGTTGTTACCATATGACCAAAAAGCAGGAGCTACCGAGCAGGACGATACTAATGCTGACGAACTTGCAGAGTTAGAAGCATGAGCAAAATTCAAAAGTTAAAATTCAAAATTCAAAATTCAAAATTTTGAATTGTTTTGGTCGCTGAGTAGGGACAAGTTACGTAGAGGCAAGTTACGTAGAGGCAAGTTACGTAGAGGCAAGTTACATAGGGGCAAGTTACGCAGGGGCAAAGTTACAATGTATAACCTCAAGGTTGTCATCATCGGTGCGGGAATTGGCGGTTTAACCGCAGGTATCGCTCTGCGTCAGGCAGGGTATGAAGTTGAGATTTATGACAGAGTAAAAGAACTGCGTCCGGCGGGTGCGGGGATTTCATTGTGGTCGAATGGTGTAAAAGTCCTCAACCGCCTGGGGTTAGGGGAAAAGATGGCAGCGATCGGCGGCTTGATGGATCGGATGCAGTATCTTACCCTCAAGGGGGATGTATTAAACGATATCGATCTGCGTCCCTTAGTTGAGGAAGTCGGGCAGCGTCCCTATCCAGTCGCCCGTACTGACTTGCAACAAATGCTCTTGGAGGCTTATCCCGGCGAAGTCAAGCTAGAACATAAATGTATTGCAGTCGAACAAGATGAGAATAGCGTTACGGCAATTTTTGAGAACGGACATCGTACTACAGGCGATCTACTTATAGCAGCAGATGGAGTGCGATCGCTTCTGCGCACGTATGTCTTGGGACAAGAAGTGCAACCGAAGTACGGTCATTACGTGAACTGGAACGGTTTAGTTCCCGCTAGTGAAGATTTAGCCGCAAAAAATTCTTGGGTAATTTTTGTTGGCGAACACAAACGGGCTTCAATGATGCCAGTATCAGGCGATCGCTTCTACTTCTTTTTTGATGTTCCCTTGCCTAAAGGTACTGTTTCCAGTCCCGAACATTACCGCGCCGAATTGACAGAACATTTTCAAGGCTGGGCGCAACCCGTCCAAAATTTAATTCAGCGTCTCGATCCATACAAAACAAATCGTTTAGAAATTCACGACGTGGGACCAATTGACCGAATGGTGCGCGGTAGAGTTGCTTTACTCGGAGATGCCGCACACGCTACTTGTCCAGATTTGGGACAGGGTGGTTGTCAAGCAATGGAAGATGGGTTGGTGTTAACTCAATACCTGCTCACAACAAATATTAGTATGGAATATGCCTTAAAACGCTACGAAGCAGACCGGAAAGAACGGACTAGCGCAGTAGTTGAAAAAGCCCGCAAACGCGCCGAAATGATTCACGGTAAAGAGCCAGAAATTACCCAAAAATGGTATCAGCAACTTGCCGAAGAAGAACCAGCAGATGTCAGAGGCGCGATCGCTAAAGTGATTTTAGCTGGACCATTGCGTTAAGTCGTAAATCGTAAGTCGTAAATCAGAAATCTCTTATCTCTTACGACTCACCACTTACTACTCCCTGATAACTGATAACTGATAACTGATAGCTAAATAATGGAATCACAAACGATTGTAGAAGACCAGCAGTTAGAAGCAACACAACCTGAAGTTGCTGCGGAATTGATTTACGGCTTAAACGATCGCCCACCTGTCGGTGAAGCAGTTTTTGTAGCTTTACAACACGTACTGGCTGCCTTTGTCGGCATTATTACACCACCACTGATTATTTCTACTACCTTGGGTCTGTCTCCGACCGAAACAAGTTACATCATCAGTATGTCGCTGTTTGTTTCCGGTATTGCTACCTTTCTTCAGGTAAAAAGGTTCGGTCCAGTTGGTTCGGGATTGCTGAGTTTGCAAGGAACGAGTTTCGCTTTTTTAGGTTCGATTGTTGGCATTGGTACGGCAGTAGTACAAGCAGGCGGAACACCACAAGCAGCGCTAGCACGAATTTTTGGAGTCTGCTTTTTTGGCGCATTCGTGCAAATTATCTTCAGCCGTTTTTTGCATCTAGCTCAGAAAATTATTTCGCCAATCGTCTCCGGTACGGTAGTGATGATTATCGGTCTGAGTCTGATCAAAGCTGGAATTATTAGCATGGCGGGAGGTTTGGCAGCACAAAAGAATGGTACGTTTGGCAGCGTGCAGAATCTCGCATTATCGGGATTGGTACTTGCTGTGATTGTCTTCTTCAGTGTCAGTAGCAATCGCTATTTAAGAATGGGGGCGATCGCAATTGGTTTGGCAGTAGGCTATATTATCTCAATCTTTTTAGGACTAGTAGATTTCAGTATTTTTGGTAAGTTGCCTTTGCTTAGCGTGCCGATACCCTTGCGCTACGGTATGAGTTTTGATTTTGCTTCTTTCATTCCTTTCATATTTCTCTACATCCTCACTTCAATTGAAACAATTGGTGACTTGACTGCTACTTCGGCAATTACCAAACAACCCGTTTCAGGTAGTTTGTATATGCGGCGGATCAAAGGCGGAATTTTGGGAGATGGAATTAATTGCGTAACTGCGGCAGTATTTAATACTTTTCCCGTGACCACATTTAGTCAGAATAATGGCGTGATTCAAATGACTGGGGTAGGTAGCCGTTATGTCGGCTTCTTCATTGCCGGAATTCTCGCTGTACTAGGCTTATTGCCAATTGTTGGCGGCTTGTTTCAATCGCTACCTCAGCCTGTTTTGGGCGGTGCTACCGTGGTGATGTTTGGCGCGATCGCGGTAGCGGGAATGGATATTATTACTTCTGTAAAATTGGATCGCCGCGCTCTGATAATTGTTGCTGTTTCTCTCGTCTTAGGTTTGGGTGTGGTTTACGTACCAGAAATTTTCGACGATAAGCCTGCTTTAGTGAAAAACATTTTCTCTTCTGCTACTTCCACCGGGGGACTGACAGCATTGTTACTCAACTGGCTACTACCGCAGAAAGTCAATACTCAAGAGTAGAGGACATCAAAACAGCTTGCAACCTTGGCATCAAAGCAGCTATTTTGACTTTTAACTTTTAACTTTTGACTTGCTGATGCTTGGTTATGCTGAGAACGCTTTTCCGTACAATTGCACTCGCTGCTGTGCTGCTTTCTAATACCAGGGCGATCGCATCTCCTGAGTTAACTATTGCAAGTTTAACTCCAGCGCGCGAAGAAACTCGCATTGGCTTACCGAATGGGTTTCAATACCCAAACGGGATTGCTCGCGCCAGCAATGGGACGCTATACGTGGGTTCAGTCACGAGCGGCAAAATTCTCCAAGTTCGACCAAATGGTAGAATTGAAACTCTCTTCCCTGGAAGTCATGAAATATTTGCCGCTAATAGTCTGCGGCTCGACGAGCAACGCGGTATTTTGTGGGGAGCATCATCAGACTTTTTAGGCGTGCGCGGTGCTGATGGCAAAGTCACTCGCCGTCCCCATCGGATCTTTGCACTCGATATTCGTACTGGTAAAGTGTTGCGGGTGATTTTGATGCCAGATGGCGGTTTCGGTAATGATATGGCGATCGACCCCACGGGTGGAGTTTACCTCACCGATAGCA
It encodes:
- the hpxO gene encoding FAD-dependent urate hydroxylase HpxO is translated as MYNLKVVIIGAGIGGLTAGIALRQAGYEVEIYDRVKELRPAGAGISLWSNGVKVLNRLGLGEKMAAIGGLMDRMQYLTLKGDVLNDIDLRPLVEEVGQRPYPVARTDLQQMLLEAYPGEVKLEHKCIAVEQDENSVTAIFENGHRTTGDLLIAADGVRSLLRTYVLGQEVQPKYGHYVNWNGLVPASEDLAAKNSWVIFVGEHKRASMMPVSGDRFYFFFDVPLPKGTVSSPEHYRAELTEHFQGWAQPVQNLIQRLDPYKTNRLEIHDVGPIDRMVRGRVALLGDAAHATCPDLGQGGCQAMEDGLVLTQYLLTTNISMEYALKRYEADRKERTSAVVEKARKRAEMIHGKEPEITQKWYQQLAEEEPADVRGAIAKVILAGPLR
- the uraH gene encoding hydroxyisourate hydrolase, whose translation is MAGKLTTHVLDTAQGCPARQMTIELWSISSDGKRQLLKTIHTNNDGRTDAPLLADEELKTGVYELIFSVGDYFTKHIDNLPQPAFLDRIPLQFGIADPNSHYHVPLLVSPWSYSTYRGS
- a CDS encoding AAA family ATPase, translated to MLLVGLPGSGKSTLARQFVVANPKLKLISTDKIRKSLFGDEIIQGEWMLVWREVQRQFHQATIQISRGEIGAAIYDATNAQRRHRREVIVYARAAGFEQIVGLWVDTPVWLCLARNRRRDRQVPEEVILRMHRQLRDAPPSLSEGLDCLLRSSRLSACTSAALPN
- the uraD gene encoding 2-oxo-4-hydroxy-4-carboxy-5-ureidoimidazoline decarboxylase, which produces MSLRDNSFLGNLMMKSLAELNQMSQDEFVKTLGAVFEDTPAIAYHAWYERPFQNIAQLHQKMVDVVRTASQDAQIELIQAHPDLGSKAKMAMTSVQEQAGVGLDRLTPEEYDRFLSLNHAYKKKFDFPFIIAVKNHTKDSILDTFEQRLQNSSDIERNQALAEIFQIAKFRLDAIVSQ
- a CDS encoding uracil-xanthine permease family protein; the protein is MTKISVESTSPTKERNAVTPVNKLIYGLNDKPPFVEAVLAAMQHVLAIFVGIITPPLLIANALKLNPTDTSYVVSMSLFISGVSTFIQAKRIGPIGSGLLSIQGTSFSFLVPIISAGTAVVAAGGTPERALSLIFGLCFFGAFIEIFLSRFLHLVRKIISPLVTGTIVCVIGLTLIKTGIISMGGGVVAQKNGTFGSLQNIGVAALVLLTIILLNVSQKPMLRMASVVIGLLVGYAAASVLGMVNFSGLGNLPLIALPIPFRYGLSFDFAAFVPFILLYIITTVESIGDLTATSAVSGEPIKGATYMRRIKGGILGDGVNSLIAALFNTFPNTTFSQNNGVIQITGVGSRYIGYYIAAILALLGLFPIVGGIFQTLPQAVLGGSTIIMFGSIVVAGINILSSVELDRRAMVIVGTSLAMGLGVTYTPEIVDALPLAIKNVLSSGISAGGLTAILLNWLLPYDQKAGATEQDDTNADELAELEA
- a CDS encoding iron uptake porin — encoded protein: MNSACVCQVKATAKISLWVNLLVVGLSIGVLPVEANENNLELSQTDTDTMAQVTSVSQLSDVQPTDWAFQALQSLVERYGCIAGYPDGTYRGNRALTRYEFAAGLSACLDRVNELIATASADVDKQDLDTLQALQAEFAAEIATMRRRVDALETQTAELEANQFSTTTKLTANIFLNVTGAFADEDITAEGTSVFVPARGADGRPVRRTITDDPNVTFSDYLFLNFNTSFTGKDSLVTQLVAGNGNSPANTFASAGLFNTFGVPYTDQKGVTGADNNVVVRELFYSFPVGKSLQFTVGPRVNWFRHFDNNRFTFYLNGASSYNSIGSTLLNSVDRGSGAVVAWEINDQFKLTTGYLGENTEFLSGSAFNTSSNPSQGLFKPTNTITAELAFAPSKNLNLRFLYNRSHIQAVNGRVGGAIGEPIYGFVDDGFGGSIEDATADTLNFNFDWLVTQGIGLFGRYTYASTDIKPTTAGRPDGEVDVQAIQAGLAFPDLGKEGALLTFSYLRPFAVLDGRNFLVSGGGDGGIQYEFEATYYYPITDNIALVPAFYLIANPNNFSDNPNIYVGNLRAQFKF
- a CDS encoding glucose-1-phosphate adenylyltransferase — its product is MKKVLGIILGGGAGTRLYPLTKLRAKPAVPLAGKYRLIDIPVSNCINSEIYKIYVLTQFNSASLNRHIARAYTFSGFTEGFVEVLAAQQTQYSTNWFQGTADAVRQYLWLMEEWNVDEYLILSGDHLYRMDYRQFVERHRETGADVTLSVIPIEQRRASDFGLMKIDSAGRVIDFSEKPKGDALLNMQVDTTVLGLDPEEAKQKPYIASMGIYVFKRDVLIKLLKEAPEQTDFGKEILPACAKEYNIQAYLFNDYWEDIGTIEAFYDANLSLTKQPYPAFSFYEEEAPIYTRARYLPPTKMMDCQVTESIVGDGCILKNCRVHHSVLGVRSIIQAGSIVEDALLMGADFYDPHIEERQTVCADGEIENVPLGIGANTIIRRAIIDKNARIGCDVRIINKDRIEEADRESEGFYIRSGIVVVLKNAVISDGTVI
- a CDS encoding nucleobase:cation symporter-2 family protein, which translates into the protein MESQTIVEDQQLEATQPEVAAELIYGLNDRPPVGEAVFVALQHVLAAFVGIITPPLIISTTLGLSPTETSYIISMSLFVSGIATFLQVKRFGPVGSGLLSLQGTSFAFLGSIVGIGTAVVQAGGTPQAALARIFGVCFFGAFVQIIFSRFLHLAQKIISPIVSGTVVMIIGLSLIKAGIISMAGGLAAQKNGTFGSVQNLALSGLVLAVIVFFSVSSNRYLRMGAIAIGLAVGYIISIFLGLVDFSIFGKLPLLSVPIPLRYGMSFDFASFIPFIFLYILTSIETIGDLTATSAITKQPVSGSLYMRRIKGGILGDGINCVTAAVFNTFPVTTFSQNNGVIQMTGVGSRYVGFFIAGILAVLGLLPIVGGLFQSLPQPVLGGATVVMFGAIAVAGMDIITSVKLDRRALIIVAVSLVLGLGVVYVPEIFDDKPALVKNIFSSATSTGGLTALLLNWLLPQKVNTQE